Genomic segment of Kogia breviceps isolate mKogBre1 chromosome 9, mKogBre1 haplotype 1, whole genome shotgun sequence:
CTATCTCTAacagtgtttcatttttttgaaaaatcatgaCTGTATTAGAGTTTTCCAGAGAAGCAGAGACTACATACatatattgagagagagagagattgattttaaGGAATTAGGTCATGCAGTTTTGGAGGCTCCAAGTCCAAAATCAGCAGAGTAGGACCGCAGACTTGAGACTCAGAGGAGATCCCATGTCATAGTTCAAGTCCAAGGGCTTCTGCTACAGAATTCCCTCTACCTGGGAGAAGTCAggcttttgttctattcagtctTCACCTGATCTGGTAGCCACACACTTATATTTTAGGGGAGAGTCTGCTTCACTCAGAGTCCACTGATttcaatgttaatctcatccaaaaacaccctcacagaaacatccagaataatatttgaccacaTATCTGGGCACAATGGCCCAGCCAAGTGGACACATCAAACTCACCACCACAGTGACCGACGGTAAGAAGTACGCTTACATCACACTCATGCATACACGTATGTGGCTGAAACAGAAGTCTCACAAAAGTCTTACCCTTCCTAACTGTGACatactcttatttttctcttctattttattccattaaaaaaGTACCTGTAACCTGCGCAGGTTACTAGACTGATGCTGGATTATGACTAGTCTTTTGAAACATCATATCCTAGAAGACATTTTCTGGATGTTCTATTATCCCATGGCAAACGTCCTGAGGAAAACAAGATTCTGTCCAGAGGGTCAGGGAAGGTACCGCGTGCCACCAGGGGAGACCTGAACAGATTGCCAAGTCATAGTATCACTGGGTGTGACCCCAGCCAGGTCCTGTCCCTGCTCAtgactctgtttccttatctatagagGCCGTATACTTACAAATGCCTCTTCTACCTAACAGCCTTGCCACGTACAGTACAATcagaatgagataatatatgtgaaaacacTTTGTAAACTCTAAAGTAATTTCGTGAAGTAATTGCTATTTTTAAACTACTCTATAATAACTTTCTTCTCTGCCACTCAGGAATCTGAGAAAATGATGCTGTTTCATGAAAATTAGTTTGAGCTCTTCACCACTTGCCGCACAAAACAAAGCCCCAATTTCTCTAAGCAAAATGATGAGCACCTTCTAAAAATGAGTCCCATCTCCCCTGAGATGATTCAGGATTAAAATTTGATTTCAAAGAGGGAGAAACAGCAGAGTGTTTGGGTCTGATTCATAGACTTTCAGTTCCGTCTTCCCGTCCCTCTCCCACCCTACCTAGTTCAGTGAGTCCTTCCGGGCCATCTTGGGGTGCCTCGGTTACATTGTTTGCCTTGGAGAGTCAGAATTGGGCTGAATGCTACCTCTGATACTTTTGATTTAAAACcagctgagggacttccctggcagtccagtggttaagacttggtcttccagtgcagggggtgtgggttcgatccctggtcggggagttaagatcccacatgcctcgcggccaaaataccgaaacataaaacagaagcaatattgtaacaaattcaataaagactttaaaaacggtccacatcaaaacaaaaacagctgaAAGATGACCTGAGAGAGATATGGTGGATGGCATCTGGAATCTCAATGAGGGTTTCCTGGGTTGAGTCATCACTTACATGGATAGATGGAACGGACACCACTGGAGAGGTCCGGCTTTGCCAGGACAGAGAGCCTCGGGCcgccctggagggcaggggtgggcagcTCTGCTCACCTGTGGGTCCCGTGCTGGGGTAGGAGGGCTGCGGCCGTCCCCGGTGGGGTCTCTGGTGAGGCAAGCTGAAGCCTACATCCCTGCtagctcctccttctcttccgtttctcttgtttgtttgctAAATCCATCTCTCTCGTGGTGTGTAGAATGGGAGGCTGGTTATTCCAATCACATGTCATCGTTTTCTGTGGGCTCCCCCCCTCTCCAGGCGCAGTAATTTCGCCGTCCCCAGATGAGGGTGACAAGTGTTTGAGATGCATAACTGTGCCTCCTTTCAGCGCCTAGTACTAGATGGAGAATGAGGCCTGGCACCTTTCTGCTCAGTAAATTTATAATTACAGGCTTCCTCGTCTCGCCTCTCGCAAAGCGGAGAGCTGTTGATTGGCTTGTGGGTCCGTGAGTGTGTACAGTAAGGCGGGGTGTGGCAGGCACGCTTTCCCGGGGCTCGGCAGGTTCCAGTACAGGGACGGCCGAAAGTTCCGTCCAGAGGGTCGGTGGCTGAGGCCTGACCCGCACCTGCCTGCCTGGAGTGAGGATTACCAGCCCTGCTGGAAGCTGGTTGTTGGCAGTGGTGTTCTGAGAGCTGTGTTAGGCGGCAGAGAATATGGCACCCACAGAGTGGGCTCTTCCGGACAAAGGCCAGGGAGCAGGTGCTGAAGTGGGTTCAGGTAAAGTCAGGAGACATGGGAAGAGCCCTGGATTAGGAGTCCAGGGACTTGGGCTCAATCCCATCCCCGCCATGAGCTCACTATGCCACCTCCTGCAAGTCCTTTAACTTGTGTGGGTCACAGCTTCCTCGTCTCTAAAATCAGGGATTGGGAATCATCAAACTGGATCATCTCTTTCAGCTCAAAGACTTCTAAATTCTTCTCTGATATTTAGATTTGCACAGGCAATTCATGATGAACCAGCCTGACCTCCTGACCCCTCATCACTCTAACAGAGATGGTGCCATCGGGCATTTTTCGATCCTAATCCTTTCCATCTTCTTTCACTCTTGTCAACAACAGCTCTCACTTAAGAAGCACTTACTTCGGGCCAGGAgaagccctgtgccaggcacttcccAGCCCTTTATGCTTTCAGAGGGAAGTAGGTGGTGCCCACTGTGATGGGCATGACCCGTGAGGTTATGCCCTGGGAGTGTCCCCAGGGGCTTTGCTCTTCTCCTAGAGAGCTGGTATTGCCCGGTGATGTCCTGGGATTTCTCTGTGTGTGGGAACTTACATGGGTTAAACTGGACTTCAGAGGGCTCTGGAATTGTGCTTTCCTAGAAATAGGACGGGCTTTGCAATGATACAAAGCTGGCTttcaaccccagctctgccacttatgagCCATATGCTCTCGCAGagccagtttcctcacctgaaaagcAGGTCAGACGCTCCTGACCCCAGCAAACAGTTGTCTGAGGAGTGAGGTACTGGGTGTGCGAGCATTTGCCTTGGGGCCTGGGGTCCCATGAACGATGCACAGATGCTGATGATCCTCCTCgcctccagcccctcttcctgCCAGTCAGGAAAGCGTTCTTGAGTCTCCACTCCATGTCAGGTGTGGGTCTAGCACTGTGGACACACTAGTGAGCAAGGCAGCCCCCGCCCTACCCCCCCAGAGCTCACAGGCCTCAGCTCCAAACTCAGTTCTTTAAGCAAAGGCTGGATCGGCAGGAGCGCGGAGGCTCCTGCCTGGAAGCGGGGGCTGAGCTCTTTTCCTTTAAGTTTCTTCCCTCAGCACCGTGCGTTTTAGTCCCATCCTCCCAGGGACACCCTGACGAGGTCCTGGCTCCCTCTCCAGCCCGATCTCCTCCTGCTTTCCAGACAGACTCTTCCTGGCATGCACCCTGGCTGAAATGCCCTTGCTGTGGCTCCAGGGACCCCTTCCCAAGGAGGCCCTTCCTTTCCAGCTCTGCGGGTCCTCTCGAAGTTTACGGCTCAGCCCAAGTGCCATCGCCTCTCCAAGGCCTCCCACAGCCTTCTCCTTGCTCCCTAGCCCGGGGTTAGAGGTCAGCTGTCCTCACCTGAGCTCTCGGAGTCCGTCATGTAATGTTTCACCGTCTGAGTAATTAAATTCTGGCGGCGTCTGCGCCCCTGACTGGTCCGGCCTCGGCCATCCTTGGGTCCACGGTGTCTTGTTCATTTGGAACGTGCCCTGAGCCTACGTTTGCCGCGTGGGGGAAGAGATGAGGGCCCTCCGCTCACAAGACTGCTGTCGGTCGTGGGTGTGCCAGTGTCCCTCCTCTGATGTTTTCTTGAGAACGTTTGTGGTTTTCATTGGGAATGAAAACGTCAATGTCAATGTCATGGTTAGCTGACAATGTCAAGTGTGtgttttgctttccttcttctttcttctgttggTTTCCATCTAACTTTGTACTCTCTCTGCTAGTAGGAGGGGCAGATAGGTTTCTTTGGCTCAGCCATCTATCTCTTCCTATCACCTTGTTTCTGAGTTGTTTGGGAGGGGAAATGAGAGAAATTCCACGGAGCTGAGATGTCTCCGAATAAGATGTAGGCCATTCCTGCCCAGATTTCTCCCAACCTGGAAGAAAGATGAAGACATCCTCTGGAAACACACGCAGAAAAGCATCTTGAATAGAAATGAATGAGACCATTAGGATGGAGAGCTATTTTGTTCCAGGgggagttatttatttatttacttacttacttgaCCACTTTTCTTAAAGCATTTGTTCTCTGCCTTTAATGAAAACCTCTCAGAGGAGGCCTCACCCTGGGCAGCGGCCAAGACCTGCCTCATTCAAATGatgttggggggcttccctggtggctcagtggttgggagtccgcctgccgatgcagcggacacgggttcgtgccccggtccgggaagatcccatgtgccgcagagcggctgcgcccgtgagccatggccgctgagcctgcgcgtccggagcctgcgctccgcaacgggagaggccacaacagtgagaggcccgcgtaccgcaaaaaaaaaaaaaaaaaaaaaaaaaaaaaatgacgtcggggggcttccctggtggtccagtggttaagacttcaccttctgatgcaggggggtgcaggtttgatccctggttggggaactaagatcccacatgcctcacagccaaaaaacccaaacataaaaaaaccaaaagcagtattgtaataaattcaataaagactttaagaaaaatgaaataaacaaaatgacatCGGGGCTCAGACCTGGGCAGTGGGCCCGGAGGACCTGGTGGCTGCCCTAGAGTAAAGGGATCCGGGATGTGAGTTGTTAATTTGGCCTCATGCACCGTCCGGCAGGGGGAGGTGCAAAGGAGAAGCTTCCTGTGCAGTAGGTGCAGACCCAGAGGGCCAGGGCCGTAATGGACAGCCCCCCAAAAAGGGTTGTTTGAACTAGTCTTCTGTGCGTAAACAGTTACTGGTGGATGCCCCCGTCTGTGCCTGGCTGGGGTAAACTGAGATGTTTTAGCCGGATAGCATGAGAGTCTGCCATGGACTTGGACAGTCCTGGTCCTGGTTTCAGCTGGCCTCTAGGGCTTTCAGCTGTGCAACCTGGATTACTCCCCTCAGCTGTAAAGGTGGGAGTGTCAGTAGTACTTATATCACAAGGCTGCTAGTCAGGGTCCTAGCAGGAAACATTGTACATACAAATCAGGTCGTTTGCACGAAAGTTAATAGAGGGGGTCTTGACACGTGCCTCCTTAGAGGCAGGGCAGTGTTTGGGGGCGAGAACACTGAGGCCCGTTACCTCCCCTAGGACcaaagggaggcaggaaggaggtggTTCACAGGACCtgcagcccccctcccctcctcctagcCTTTCTCCCTCCTACTGGGCTTCGGCTGATTCTCCCCACCGGCTGCACCTAACCAGGTCCAAGGGCAAGGAGCCTGCAGAGGTATAGTCCATACGGGTCAGCCTCCTGGGCATGGAGAAGGGTAGAGAGCAGATCTGGAGGGGCAGATGGAAGATGCCGTGCACTGAAGGGTTTGTTAAGATGAAATGAGAGTCTCTGGAAGGTGCTGGACAGTGGCTGATGCAAAGTCAGGCATTCTGTGGGCAATGGCTGTTTATCGTCATCACCACCGTTATCATTGTTGTTACTGTTGCTAGTATTATTACTAGTACTATTACTGAAGTGCCCTCCTGCTGCCACCCAGCTTGGGCACTCATACCCACACACTGGAGGCTGGCTCCCTTGGCCCCGGCGTCCCCCATTGCAGGTCCGTTTCAGCGTGTGCAGGATGCTTTGAGGGCCCAGCCAGACAAGCTGTGGGGTGAAACTAAGCCTCTGCCTTTGTCAACCAGCATCACGTCTTTCCTTTCCCCGCCCCGTAGGGAGCCCGCACTCCTCCCTCGACACTGCTGCGCCTAGTGTGACTGTGCCCCGAGGACGCGTCTCTGAAATGAAAGCCATGCCTTGGAATTGGACCTGCCTGCTCTCCCACCTCCTGATGGTGGGGATGGGCTCCTCCACTCTCCTCCCCCAGCAGCCAGCCCTGCTGCCCCAGAAGCGGTCTTTTGTCACGTTCCGCGGGGAGCCCGCCGAGAGCTTCAACCACCTGGTGGTGGACGAGAGGACAGGGCACATTTATGTGGGGGCCGTCAATCGCATCTACAAGCTCTCCAGCGACTTGAAGGTCCTGGTGACCCACCAGACCGGGCCGGACGAGGACAACCCCAAGTGCTACCCTCCCCGCATTGTCCAGACGTGCAACGAGCCCCTGACCACCACCAACAATGTCAACAAGATGCTCCTGATAGACTACAAGGAGAACAGGCTGATCGCTTGCGGGAGCCTGTACCAAGGCATCTGCAAGCTCCTGAGGCTGGAGGACCTCTTCAAGCTGGGGGAGCCTTTTCACAAGAAGGAGCATTACCTGTCGGGGGTCAACGAGAGTGGCTCTGTCTTTGGGGTGATCGTCTCCTACAACAACCTGGACGACAAGCTCTTCATTGCCACGGCCGTGGACGGGAAGCCGGAGTATTTCCCCACCATCTCCAGCCGGAAACTGACCAAGAACTCAGAGGCGGACGGCATGTTCGCGTATGTCTTCCACGATGAGTTTGTGGCCTCGATGATCAAGATTCCTTCGGACACTTTCACCGTCATCCCCGACTTTGACATCTACTACGTCTACGGCTTCAGCAGCGGCAACTTTGTCTACTTCTTGACGCTTCAGCCTGAGATGGTGTCTCCCCCCGGCTCCACCACAAAGGAGCAGGTTTACACGTCCAAGCTCGTGAGGCTCTGCAAGGAGGACACGGCCTTCAACTCCTACGTGGAGGTGCCCATCGGCTGTGAGCGTGGCGGGGTGGAGTACCGCCTGCTGCAGGCTGCCTACCTGTCCAAAGCCGGGGCCGTGCTCGCCCGGACCCTCGGGGTCCGCCCAGAGGACGACCTCCTCTTCACCGTCTTCTCCAAAGGCCAGAAGCGGAAAATGAAATCCCTGGACGAGTCGGCCCTATGCGTCTTCATCCTGAAGCAGATCAACGGCCGCATTAAGGAGCGGCTGCAGTCCTGCTATCGGGGCGAGGGCACGCTGGACCTGGCCTGGCTCAAGGTGAAGGACATTCCCTGCAGCAGCGCGGTGAGTCCGGGGAGGGCCTGTGGGCCGGGCTGGCACCGTGTCGAGACCTAGGCTGTGGCCTCCATGGGGTGTGAATCATCtgtcccattttgtagatgagacaAGTATATCCCACCTCTGGGTCTCACTGGACTCGGATTATCACCAGCTCAAGCATGCTGTGACCATGGCACCGAGCTTATACGAGTCAGAGCTGGAGCTAAATGTAGATTTCCTGTCGGCACTTTTCTCTCTTCCGGCTGGCTCACTGGCTGTAGGAGGAGGGGCTGGAACAGGCGGAATTGTGTGCCGTAGGTGCCACGTGCAACGGGCATTCTTGAAGGCTGCACTGTCGTGTGCGGTGACTTGAGAGGTGTACCCGCCTTCTTACCGACCATGCTGCAAAAGTCAGTCTGCTGGGAGCTTAGAATAAAACCAATGGGTGGTGGAGGCAGAGAGCTTAGAGTAAAACCACGCCTGGGGGTAGGGAGACAGTCATTTTACATTTGGGGTCTTAGATGTAGAACTTCAGGAGAGGTATGTTTGTAGCCCCTCGCGTATCTTTAGGAAATGGGAAGATAAGATCAGAAGAAGTAGGGTGAGAGTCCAGTGAACATAGAGGGGAGAACTGTATTTATTAAGTATCTTCTGTGTGCACAGTCTCATGGAAGAAACATGTCACAGTGCAGAAGCAGCCATGGAGCAGTGCTGGGTGACAGAGGGTTGAAGGGGAATGGGAGAGGCACCACGCGCCAAAGAAGGAAGCAACACGTTGACCATCATTGCCAGGCCAGAGACTTGAGGGGAGGCCCCTGTATCTGCCGAGCCCTAGCAGGTGACATGTCTTTTGGAGACTTTGGTTTGGGCAGTAGGTGATCTACTCGAGAGAGTCTGTGAGACTGGTTTATGGACTTGGGGGTCATGGACTGCTCCGACATGGAGGCAGTGAATGACAGGCCAGGTGCTGTGCTTTGTGTATGTATGTTACACACTCAGACGTAGGTCCCTGGGGAGATGCCCTAAGAGTGTTGGCATGGGGAAGGTGCCCAGAGATCCCCTGGTCTGTACCTTCATTCTGAGgcccaacaacctgaatgagttGCCCCAGGTCATAGAGTTTGTGAGTGAGTAGCAGAGACCGCATTTGAAGagaaccacccccacccccttgcctCTCGCCACCACGCttgcacacacgcacatacatacacactcctacacacatgcatgtgcacgTACACAAGAAAGGCCCTCACAAGCACTCACACATACACCTTGTGTTAGAAAAGGGCAAATGTATGCTGTGTGCTTACTAAACAGCTAGTTCTTTTGAGATCAGAGGGGTTGGCTATTTTTGCTGCAGAAAACTTGCTCCAACCCTGTCTTTTTGGACAATGCTTTGGGGAGTAAAATCAGCTGCGGAGATCAGCCTGGCTGCCCACGGGCAAGCATTTGTCTCGCCCTTGCTCCCTGCCACAGTACAAAAAGCAAAGTTCATCACGGGAGTCTGCAGAGCTGCAGGTCCTAACATCTGCCTGGCGGCCTTGGAGAGAACAGAGGGAAGGCAGCTTTGCAAGACAGGCTAATGCCAGGACTGGGAGTAATGGAGCCAGATaacaagcttttgatttttctttgggCTTTAATTAGCCTTTTCAAGTTCGAGGCAAGTTCAGGGCTgagagcaggaaggaggaggcCAGAAACTCCGCACAGGGCTGGGGCTGTCTCCCCAGCCAGTCTAAAAGGCCACACCAGCTTTTAATGCACAGTATCAGTTTCCTTTGATTCAGCCCATACTCGAGTTAGTTTGCTCTGGGGCTTGGCTACGGTTCTTTTGGCCTCAGCTCAGACCACGCAGGCCAGGCTCCCGAGTGTCCCCGTTGAGGAGCCCTCACAGGCACAGTGTTTGCAAACCCGGCTTTTcctgcactcattcattcacaagACCGCTggattcctttcctttttgcCTTCTTACCTTGAGGCAGGAAGGGATGAGATGAATTCTAGAGttcttttttgcctctgagtccagGATTCCCTTGAGGCCTGGGCAGGGGAACTGATTCTCAGATGGCCTCTGTCCTGCGGCGTTTCAGCTGCAGGAAAGTGGAGGAGGGGAGCATAAGGCCCAGGAGGCTGACTTTAGGACTTGTTTTTTGTAGGGTTGGGTGTCCCTTGTGGGTTTTGTCATAGTTACAAACTCAAAGAGCTTGAAAAGTGGTTCATTttaaaactgagatataattgacatgtaacactatatcagtttcaggtgtgcGGCCTAATGGTTCActatttgtgtatattgcaaaatgatcaccacaagagTCCAGTTAACGTCCCTAACACATTCTTTATCTTATGATTGGAACTTTCGAGATTACtcccttagcaactttcaaatatacaatacagtattatcaactgtgtcaccgtgctgtacattacatctccaggacttattttatAACCGGTGTTTAGTACCTTTTGCCCAGTGACTCATTTTTATTGCGCTCCTGTTGTCCTAATTCCCTAAGCTAGAAATGCTTGTTCCGTGGTGTTCTTCAGGCTTTTCTGGTCTCTTCATTTCCTGGGATTCACATTCCTTCCCCTGAACTCATGCCTCCAGGACTCAGAGCAGGAAGTAGTATGAGCCCTGAGGCTCCACCCCCTCACCAGGTCCCAGCTGTGTTTGGCTGTGTTCAGGGAAAATGGGGTCGGAGGCTGCCGTGCATGGGGCGTTGGTGGAGCCACGTGGTGGCCCACAGCCTGGTGACCAGCTGGGGGGAGAAGCTTTGGGCTGGGGACCTGGAGCCTCGATCTGCAGGCCTCCAGGGAGCAACCTGTTGTCTTTATTCCAGGAGAACCAGAGAGCCTGGCTGAGCCCCTATCACAGATAAGGGCCAAGCCGGCCAGGAGTGTCTTCCTCTTGGGACTGTGTCCCTGTGAAAGTCAGCGCATGTTGCAAACAAAAATCCTGGAGTGGGCGTTGGGTGTAGAGACTGGGGAAGCAGCCCAGGTGTTTGCTGGTGCTTGGGGGAGGCGGGCAATGGAAGCAACTTCTAGTTTTGCCTTCTGGCCCATTCTTTCTTGTGTCCTGTGTTTTTCCCAGCTTGGATGGAAAGAGGTATCCAAGAACAAACGGGCTGGCATCTGAAAATTACTCTAAGGACCTCAGGAGGGCCTGTGCAGAAGGAGGGTCCTAGAGGGATCAGCCAGGGCTCCTCCCAGTGTGTCTTAGGACTTGGGAGACTGTAGCTCAACCTAAGGCCTTTTGCTGGTGAGCATCCGGGGGCGGGGTTACGGATGATGATGtaatttctttgtttctgctgCTCAACCCTGAGATGGTCTCTGTCTTTGGTGCCTTTGAAGGCTGCTATCCGGGATCCCCAAACCGTCTGTCTGCAGAGCAGTGACAATTGAGACAAGGAGCTCATAGCCTGAGGCTCTTGTCATGTGCCACGGCCCTGAGCAGGCCAAGGCGACAGCTCTCAGCCCCTTGATGGGAGCCCCGACACTCCTGACCTGCAGTGGGAGTGCTGGGCTGGAGGCTGTTGGGGCCCGAGCCTCTTGTGTTCTATGCGGGCCAAGAGGCCCGGTGTCGTGGAGGCCCCCGGGCACGGCTATCTACATCTCCTCACCCTTTCTTCAGCCTTTGGGGTCACCTCACGGGACACCAGCCCTTCCGCCTCCAAATGGGTTAATGCATGGATGAAACTCTCATTAGGCCCTTGGCAATGTACCCTCTCCTGGTTGGTGCCAAGAATCATGACGTGACATCAGTCTCCAGGAGCCTAGGagtccaggagagagagagacgcatCCAAGCGGGTCATTACAGCCTGTGTGATGGGAACGAGGGCTGAGGCCGTGAGAGTGACTGTCACTCGTGCCACTTACGTCTTCCCTAAGTTTGGAAACAGTTGAGAAATGGATGTAGGAGTCAGGCAGCCTCAGCTTTAGTGCTGAGAAGGCTGGATGAGCAAAAATCAGCTGCTTAATCGCCCCCTCAAGGCTCGAACTTAGAAGCTGTCGGTCCGTGGGGCGGAGACTGTCACCGGAGtgaccacctcacacctgtccaGCGGGGGCAGAGGGTGGTGGCCTCCGAGCCGCCCGACAGTCcccctggggaggccgtgtggtGCCTGACAGTTTGCAAAGGGGCTTCATCGCCTCCTCTTCTCTCAGCAGTCCTCAGGATAATGGGAAAGGCAGACATCCCGTCcagtggaggaggtggaggaaccGAAAAGTCAGGTACTTCACTGAAGGTCACGTAGCTGGTGGACCAGAGCCTTCTATGCACCCTAATTCTCAGCCAGGTGCTCTTCCTGCTGGTGTTTCTCCATGACGCAGCGGGGGCACCCGGGCTAGGATGACTCCCGGCGCAGGGCCGTCTGGCATTGCAGGGCGATTGCCTGGCTGGGCCCTGGAGCGCTAAGTGCCAGTGGGACCGGACTCCGCAGTCACTGCGGGAACTGGGAAAACCCCCCCCACATTTCCAGAAGCCCCTGACTGAGAGCCATTGCCAGACCAGGTGCCTGCCTGAGTTCAGGGTTTGCTCAGCAGCCCTGCTCAGTCTCACGAGGTTCACAGAGGCACCCGGGACCGAGCTTTTTATTTTCAACCCCAAGCTTCGCTTCACCTCCAGCAGCGGCGAGTGGGAAAGGAGAACCCCGTTTGTGTGTGCTGTTGGCTGTGACTCTGCTCTCCGGCAGGGCAGCCCTGGGAGGAGACGGGGTCACCCCCTGGACGCGGGCTggcctcccagcccagcctggatGGTCACGCCGTTCGGTCTGGCGCCTGGGATCCTGAAACGCCACCAGCGTGTGTATCCAGAATGGCCAGGCAGCCACCCCAGGCTCCGGGTGTCGGCTTCTGCCCGTCTGCTCgggctgttttcttttcctgtcagCAGGAAGTGCAGCTCTGACTGGATGGGTATGTCCTGTTGTTTGTGGCGCGAGGCAGAGCTTTCTCTTTCTGCTCAGCAGACCAGGAACTCCTGCTCCCGTctcccccatccctccttcctcAACTCCAGttcacttcacacacacacacacacacacacacacacacacacacggggccCATTAAGCTTGCACTACATACACCACACTCAGGTCCCAGTGACAGCACACATCACAAATCTCCTTCCACAtcagccccagccctcacccctcACAGCCCATTGACCCCGTACTCCAGACTTGTGTTTTAGCAGTGGGTTGGGAGGTGCTGCCATATCACAGACCCTGTCTTTATTCAAGTTTCCCCCCGCCTCCCCTTGAGATGGCTCCTGTTCCAGGTATTCAGGTGGAAAGAACACCCACCTCTTTCTCTTTGGCAGAATTTGCAATTAAAGTTGCATCTCAGCCAAGT
This window contains:
- the PLXNA4 gene encoding plexin-A4 isoform X3, encoding MKAMPWNWTCLLSHLLMVGMGSSTLLPQQPALLPQKRSFVTFRGEPAESFNHLVVDERTGHIYVGAVNRIYKLSSDLKVLVTHQTGPDEDNPKCYPPRIVQTCNEPLTTTNNVNKMLLIDYKENRLIACGSLYQGICKLLRLEDLFKLGEPFHKKEHYLSGVNESGSVFGVIVSYNNLDDKLFIATAVDGKPEYFPTISSRKLTKNSEADGMFAYVFHDEFVASMIKIPSDTFTVIPDFDIYYVYGFSSGNFVYFLTLQPEMVSPPGSTTKEQVYTSKLVRLCKEDTAFNSYVEVPIGCERGGVEYRLLQAAYLSKAGAVLARTLGVRPEDDLLFTVFSKGQKRKMKSLDESALCVFILKQINGRIKERLQSCYRGEGTLDLAWLKVKDIPCSSALLTIEDNFCGLDMNAPLGVSEMVRGVAVFTEDRDRMTSVIAYVYKNHSLAFVGTKSGKLKKHLSHPFDCSGSSFAAQMSPPLRSLL